Proteins co-encoded in one Cercospora beticola chromosome 7, complete sequence genomic window:
- a CDS encoding uncharacterized protein (MEROPS:MER0016544), giving the protein MFINTARCLFKGAGTPLRSFSTGRSLRAIKMEKVDTTERLKALRSLMSQHKVDLYIVPSADAHSSEYIAPTDARREYISGFSGSAGTAIITQTKAALATDGRYFNQASQQLDGNWDLLKQGLQDVPTWQEWTIEQADGGKTVGVDPTTITATESRKLAEKIKKKGGKELVAVAENLIDKVWAKEKPARPNEPVRVLGLEYAGKKYQEKIEELRKELDKKKAAGFVVSMLDEVAWLFNLRGNDIPYNPVFFSYAVVTPTTTTLYIDESKLPDDAKSHLSGVHIRPYEDIFSDIATLAAEQSTAVNGGEESAPKKKFLISTAASWALQRSLGGEENVDEVRSPIGDAKAIKNATELEGMRQCHIRDGAALIEYFAWLEHQLTVEKAEVDEVAAADQLEAIRSKHDKFVGLSFDTISSTGPNAAIIHYKPEPGSCSVIDPAKIYLCDSGAQYLDGTTDTTRTLHFGTPDPKEIETYTLVLKGNIGLELVVFPKGTSGFALDMLARQFLWQNGLEYRHGTGHGIGSFLNVHEGPIGIGQRIQYSEVPLSVGNVISDEPGYYEDGNFGIRIENVIMVKEVETKYKFGDKPYFGFEHVTMVPLCRKLVDVSLLTQKELDYINAYHKEVWEKTSPFFKNDEKTLKWLERECQPY; this is encoded by the exons ATGTTCATCAACACCGCTCGCTGCTTGTTCAAAGGCGCTGGAACGCCGCTTCGTTCATTCTCCACCGGTAGATCGCTGCGAGCCATCAAAATGGAAAAGGTCGACACCACCGAACGCCTGAAGGCGCTTCGATCGCTCATGAGCCAGCACAAGGTAGATCTCTACA TCGTGCCATCTGCCGACGCACATTCCTCCGAATACATAGCGCCCACCGATGCGAGACGGGAATACATCTCCGGTTTCTCTGGCTCAGCGGGAACGGCCATCATCACACAAACGAAGGCTGCTCTAGCCACAGATGGACGCTACTTCAACCAAGCCAGCCAGCAGCTCGACGGCAATTGGGACTTGCTCAAGCAAGGTCTGCAAGATGTACCAACGTGGCAGGAGTGGACAATTGAGCAAGCAGACGGCGGCAAGACTGTTGGCGTAGATCCCACAACGATTACCGCTACAGAGAGCAGAAAGCTGGctgagaagatcaagaagaagggcggcaaggagctcgtcgccgtcgctgAGAACCTCATCGACAAGGTATGGGCCAAGGAGAAGCCCGCGCGCCCCAACGAGCCTGTGCGTGTTCTGGGGCTGGAGTACGCTGGCAAAAAGTACCAGGAGAAGATTGAGGAACTGAGGAAAGAGCTGGACAAGAAAAAAGCTGCCGGCTTTGTTGTCAGCATGCTCGACGAGGTGGCATGGCTCTTCAACTTGCGCGGCAATGACATCCCATACAACCctgtcttcttctcctaTGCTGTGGTCACACCAACTACAACAACGCTCTACATCGACGAGAGCAAACTTCCCGATGACGCGAAATCCCATCTGAGCGGAGTCCACATCAGACCGTACGAGGACATCTTCTCGGACATTGCCACGCTTGCTGCAGAGCAGTCCACGGCGGTCAACGGAGGCGAGGAAAGTGCGCCAAAGAAGAAATTCCTGATCTCGACTGCAGCGTCCTGGGCGTTACAGCGATCACTGGGAGGCGAGGAGAACGTCGATGAGGTGCGATCACCCATCGGAGATGCAAAGGCCATCAAGAATGCGACAGAACTTGAAGGCATGCGGCAATGCCATATTCGTGATGGCGCAGCACTCATCGAATATTTTGCCTGGCTTGAGCACCAACTCACAGTAGAGAAGGCAGAGGTCGACgaggttgctgctgcggacCAGCTAGAGGCGATTCGCAGCAAGCACGATAAATTTGTTGGGCTGTCCTTTGATACGATTTCTTCCACGGGACCCAATGCCGCAATCATTCATTACAAGCCTGAGCCAGGAAGCTGCTCCGTCATCGATCCTGCTAAGATCTACCTCTGCGACTCTGGCGCACAATACCTCGATGGCACGACAGATACGACACGGACACTGCATTTCGGCACCCCCGACCCGAAGGAAATCGAGACATACACACTAGTATTGAAGGGCAACATTGGTCTCGAACTTGTGGTCTTTCCTAAAGGTACTTCCGGATTCGCTCTCGACATGCTTGCGCGGCAATTCCTGTGGCAGAATGGTCTCGAATACCGTCACGGTACCGGCCATGGTATTGGCAGCTTCCTAAACGTGCATGAAGGTCCGATTGGCATTGGCCAACGCATCCAGTACTCAGAAGTGCCACTATCTGTCGGCAACGTCATCTCTGATGAACCAGGCTACTACGAGGACGGCAACTTCGGCATTCGGATCGAGAATGTGATCATGGTGAAAGAAGTCGAGACAAAGTACAAATTCGGTGACAAGCCATACTTTGGATTCGAGCATGTGACAATGGTGCCGCTCTGTCGCAAGCTGGTCGATGTCTCGCTGTTGACGCAGAAGGAGCTGGACTACATCAACGCCTACCACAAGGAGGTATGGGAAAAAACGAGTCCCTTCTTCAAGAACGACGAGAAGACGCTCAAGTGGCTAGAGCGGGAATGTCAGCCATACTAG
- a CDS encoding uncharacterized protein (MEROPS:MER0011829~BUSCO:EOG09262528), whose product MAPKGTAARRLLAAAVQVRQYSAPADRTIPAAKQKYVPTSGTYPKGFLAGSAFAGVKASNTKYDDLALVVSEEPCPATAVFTQNIFKAAPVQVSQQLLRKSPSQGFRGVVVNSGCANAVTGVEGREHAEIMARTTDGAFNNGENQESPSTLVMSTGVIGQKLPIEKITSAIPKLKSNIGNTHEHWLNAANAICTTDTFPKLISRQFTLPSSPGTTYSIAGMTKGAGMIHPNMATLLAIVCTDAKIDSESMPFLLQKTVVDSFNSISIDGDTSTNDTLAFFANGAAAPADAKPLSYTFKDPNPFQQYKSRNPDRRFVRPDMSPDMATFEQVLSDFLKDLAKLVVRDGEGATKFVTIRVRSDVSKVTAKRAAVSIARSALVKTALYGKDANWGRILCAIGYAPGIMSSQTISRKDLTKGMMIRTKTKIPYDKLHQVEPAMTSVSFIPADGSEELKLLVRGEPQDVDEVRAKEILEMEDLEILVRLEDRDEPAINDDGKERMTHEAVFWTCDFSHEYVTINGDYRT is encoded by the coding sequence ATGGCCCCCAAGGGCACAGCAGCCAGAAGACTGCTTGCCGCAGCAGTGCAAGTCCGCCAATATTCAGCGCCTGCAGACAGAACCATTCCCGCGGCGAAACAGAAATATGTACCTACGTCTGGCACTTATCCGAAAGGCTTTCTGGCCGGTAGCGCCTTTGCTGGCGTGAAAGCGAGTAATACAAAATACGACGATCTGGCTCTCGTCGTGTCTGAGGAGCCATGTCCCGCAACAGCGGTATTCACACAGAACATCTTCAAAGCTGCCCCAGTGCAGGTGTCCCAACAACTGCTGCGTAAAAGTCCCTCCCAAGGATTCCGAGGCGTGGTTGTCAACTCCGGATGTGCCAATGCGGTGACAGGCGTGGAAGGTCGAGAACACGCCGAGATCATGGCCAGAACGACTGACGGTGCATTCAACAACGGCGAGAACCAGGAAAGCCCATCAACACTCGTCATGAGCACAGGCGTCATTGGCCAGAAGCTACCCATCGAGAAAATCACCAGTGCCATCCCCAAGCTGAAATCGAACATTGGCAACACTCACGAGCATTGGCTCAATGCGGCGAATGCCATCTGCACGACCGACACATTTCCAAAGCTCATCTCTCGACAATTTACTCTACCATCATCCCCAGGCACCACATACTCCATCGCCGGCATGACCAAAGGTGCAGGCATGATCCACCCGAACATGGCAACTCTCCTTGCCATCGTGTGCACCGATGCCAAGATCGACTCAGAATCTATGCCCTTCCTCCTGCAAAAAACCGTCGTCGACTCGTTCAACAGCATCTCCATCGACGGAGACACCAGCACAAACGACacgctcgccttcttcgccaacgGAGCCGCTGCACCAGCCGATGCCAAACCACTCTCCTACACCTTCAAAGATCCGAACCCATTCCAGCAATACAAATCCCGCAACCCCGACAGACGCTTCGTCAGACCAGATATGTCACCAGACATGGCCACCTTCGAACAAGTTCTCAGCGACTTCCTCAAAGACCTCGCCAAACTCGTCGTCCGCGATGGTGAAGGCGCTACAAAATTCGTCACAATCCGCGTACGATCCGACGTCTCCAAAGTCACCGCCAAACGAGCCGCAGTTTCCATCGCCCGCTCGGCTCTGGTCAAAACAGCCCTCTACGGCAAAGACGCCAACTGGGGCCGCATTCTCTGCGCAATCGGCTACGCCCCAGGTATCATGTCCTCGCAAACCATTTCCCGCAAAGACCTCACCAAGGGAATGATGATTCGCACAAAGACCAAGATTCCCTATGATAAACTCCACCAAGTCGAGCCTGCAATGACTTCGGTGTCTTTCATTCCTGCAGATGGATCCGAGGAACTCAAGCTGTTGGTCCGAGGCGAACCACAAGACGTAGACGAGGTGCGTGCGAAAGAGATTCTCGAAATGGAAGATTTGGAAATTCTCGTCAGGTTGGAAGACCGTGATGAGCCAGCCATCAACGATGATGGAAAGGAACGTATGACACATGAAGCTGTGTTTTGGACTTGTGATTTCAGTCACGAGTATGTGACCATTAACGGCGACTACAGGACTTGA
- a CDS encoding uncharacterized protein (BUSCO:EOG092641A6), whose amino-acid sequence MPADTKLYDRLGVSSSATAEEIKKAYRKQALKNHPDKNPAGAEKFKEASEAYEILSDPEKRRNYDNYGYDFITGQGPPPQEAGGENPFAGGGGFGGMPGGFGGMGGGPGGARTFHFSTGGGRGGGFGGFSDPKDIFAEFMRGGGGSMGGGDDDDFFSGFGGSPFGSARPSGGRNGSSQFRRREPEPETTVVEKPLPVSLEEMYNGAQKKLKVQRKTYDAQTGKQNTEDKILSVPIKRGLKAGSKIKYPDMGDQVEGGTQDLHFIIKEKAHPLFTRDGDDIKHTVEISLKEALTGWNRKVQTIDGKQLSVSSAGPTNPDWTERFPGQGMPKSKTPTVRGDFIVGVKIKFPTSLTPQQKQQLKEVLP is encoded by the coding sequence ATGCCAGCCGATACGAAGCTGTACGATCGACTAGGAGTGTCTTCTAGCGCTACAGCTgaggagatcaagaaggcaTACCGGAAGCAAGCATTGAAGAACCATCCCGACAAGAACCCAGCAGGTGCGGAGAAGTTCAAAGAGGCCTCGGAAGCATATGAGATCTTGTCGGATCCTGAAAAGAGACGAAACTACGACAACTATGGCTACGACTTCATAACAGGCCAAGGGCCGCCTCCACAAGAGGCAGGTGGTGAGAACCCATttgctggcggtggagggTTCGGCGGAATGCCTGGAGGATTTGGAGGCATGGGAGGAGGGCCTGGTGGTGCGCGAACATTCCATTTCAGCACAGgtggaggcagaggaggaggattcGGTGGCTTCAGCGATCCCAAGGACATATTCGCGGAATTCATgcgaggaggcggcggctCGATGggtggaggagatgatgatgacttcTTCTCAGGCTTCGGCGGAAGTCCGTTCGGCAGTGCAAGACCCTCCGGTGGACGCAACGGTAGCTCACAATTCAGGCGGCGAGAGCCCGAGCCTGAGACGACAGTCGTGGAGAAGCCGTTGCCCGTGTCATTGGAAGAGATGTACAATGGTGCAcagaagaagctcaaagtACAGCGGAAGACCTACGACGCGCAGACCGGCAAGCAGAACACAGAGGACAAGATTCTCAGTGTGCCCATCAAGCGTGGTCTCAAAGCAGGGAGTAAGATCAAGTATCCCGACATGGGCGACCAAGTCGAAGGCGGAACGCAAGACCTTCACTTCATCATCAAAGAAAAGGCGCATCCGCTTTTCACAcgtgatggcgatgacatTAAGCACACTGTTGAAATCAGCTTGAAAGAGGCTCTCACAGGCTGGAACCGCAAAGTTCAAACGATTGATGGAAAGCAATTATCTGTGTCGAGTGCCGGACCTACAAACCCGGATTGGACAGAACGCTTCCCTGGCCAGGGTATGCCTAAGAGCAAGACACCTACAGTGCGAGGTGACTTTATTGTTGGTGTGAAGATCAAGTTCCCGACAAGTCTTACACCACAACAAAAGCAGCAACTCAAAGAGGTTCTACCATAA
- a CDS encoding uncharacterized protein (BUSCO:EOG092620U5), with amino-acid sequence MATTKPVHTVVLDTGAIIKNEPPVSTLLSQAEELVTVPAIISEIKDAATRLRVETTLKPFLKIRSPNPTSVKFVTDFARKTGDLAVLSKPDVQIIALTYEIECERNGGDWRLRKVPGQKGLNGAPPTKETTENQEGVETQAEQPVTEQTAEVAKGSDEAIDAQPESVAQETEAAATEATDSVQEITAELQNADLETIEPVASPDAPQVDSAQNSAEDQAESESDSDSEGWITPSNLKKKQAEDAGASTAQTPEPKTMQVGVLTSDFAMQNVILQINLNLLSPSMSRIKNLKTYVLRCHACFHVCKDLSKQFCPRCGQPTLTRVSCSTSANGEFKLHLKKNMQWNNRGNRYSVPKPVHGTANGKNTGGGKQGWGHDLILAEDQKEFERATAQERRTKERSLMDEDYLPSILTGDRNRTGGRTRVGAGRNVNSRKR; translated from the coding sequence ATGGCGACAACTAAACCTGTGCACACGGTCGTGCTAGACACTGGCGCTATTATCAAGAACGAGCCTCCTGTATCGACACTTTTGAGTCAAGCCGAGGAACTAGTCACTGTTCCTGCCATCATCTCAGAAATCAAGGATGCAGCTACTCGGCTTCGAGTCGAAACTACCCTGAAGCCTTTCCTGAAAATCAGGTCGCCGAACCCGACGAGTGTCAAGTTCGTGACTGACTTTGCGCGCAAAACGGGTGATCTTGCGGTATTGAGCAAGCCTGACGTGCAGATTATTGCTTTGACTTACGAAATCGAGTGTGAACGGAACGGAGGCGATTGGAGGTTACGGAAGGTGCCTGGGCAGAAAGGGTTGAATGGTGCACCGCCGACCAAGGAGACCACAGAGAATCAAGAAGGCGTGGAAACTCAGGCCGAGCAGCCGGTCACAGAGCAGACTGCTGAAGTGGCGAAGGGAAGCGATGAAGCAATTGACGCACAGCCCGAATCAGTGGCGCAAGAAACCGAAGCGGCAGCTACAGAAGCCACAGATTCTGTGCAGGAAATAACTGCTGAGCTGCAGAATGCAGATTTGGAGACGATCGAGCCTGTCGCATCTCCTGATGCTCCACAAGTCGACTCTGCCCAGAACTCTGCAGAAGATCAGGCTGAATCAGAATCAGACTCAGACTCTGAAGGCTGGATCACACCTTCGAACCTCAAGAAGAaacaagcagaagatgccgGAGCATCAACAGCGCAGACTCCAGAACCAAAGACCATGCAAGTCGGAGTCCTGACTTCGGATTTTGCCATGCAGAACGTGATACTGCAAATCAACTTGAACCTGCTATCGCCTTCGATGTCGCGAATCAAGAACTTGAAGACGTACGTTCTTCGATGCCACGCATGCTTCCATGTGTGCAAAGATTTGAGCAAGCAGTTCTGTCCACGATGTGGTCAGCCCACACTTACCAGAGTGTCGTGCTCTACAAGTGCCAACGGGGAATTCAAGTTGCATTTGAAGAAGAACATGCAGTGGAACAACCGAGGAAATCGGTACAGTGTGCCAAAGCCAGTGCATGGAACGGCGAATGGCAAGAACACTGGTGGTGGGAAGCAGGGCTGGGGTCACGATTTGATCCTCGCTGAAGATCAAAAAGAGTTTGAGAGGGCAACAGCACAGGAGCGAAGGACGAAGGAAAGGAGCTTGATGGATGAGGATTATCTCCCGAGCATTCTGACCGGCGACCGCAATCGAACAGGCGGGAGGACGCGTGTGGGAGCTGGGAGAAATGTGAACTCGAGAAAGCGATGA